In the genome of Carassius gibelio isolate Cgi1373 ecotype wild population from Czech Republic chromosome A25, carGib1.2-hapl.c, whole genome shotgun sequence, the window CACGAGGCATGAGAGGAGCCCCTTGTGTTAGAGCTCAACACACTCTACATATTTTGGAGTTTTGGAGTCAGAAACAGGTCTTAAATTCATTTGCTGAAAAGTTTATATTCTTATAAGGGGGAAATGTTATTTAGGGTTTGAATATTATTGGGGTTGCAAATAATGGGAAACGTAAAGTGTAAAATAAGGTAGTTGGGTACAAATAAGACTTTGGTATCAGAAAGCAAATTAAGATAACTATCCTATCTATAATTAACTATAATTAtcacaaaaattattatatatacagtatatttaaaaaaaaaaacaatgtattcttaaaaacaaataaataaatattcgaATCATGCCACAGAataactttacaataaggttaattAGTTAACATGAATTAACACATTAatagtatttacagtatttattaatcctgGTAAACAAAAACCCATGTTAGATTAAgtccattaattaatattaacaaataaaactgTGAGTTTTAATAtagtattaataaatgttttgcaaTTAATATGAACTGAGATTAATAAAGGAGTTACAAGTATTATATAGTTAGTTTATGTATGTAGTTAactaacaaatggaaccttatttttacccatattccttaaaaaaaaatgttattaatacaTTTCCTATGCAGTAATGTCTTGCCAAAAAAAACGTCATTaggccaaaaaaaacaacaacaaaaaaaaaaccctgccccTTCCCATGTCCTTTCTTGGTTTCAAATGAGATCCTGCAAAGCTTGATCCCAGCCACCTTTCTTTCTGGTGCCACGCCCACCTCAAAAACAACAAGTTCCCAAGACTCCACCCCTTCTTCACCCTCCTGGTCAAATTCCATTCACCACAAGCCCAATCCCCAATCTCAGGCAGGACGTCCCTGAGAACATCAGCAGCTTTCTCTTTGCTCTTTCTCGGCTAAATCTAAAAATGTCCTGGACGCGACCTCTTCTTCTCACCTGTCTCGTTGCTTTGTCCATCATCACCTGTGAGTAACCAGACTGTGGTTTACTGTTCTCGCCAAGGGAAGTGTTGATTTACCAATGTGGGGAACCATATAGTCCTTTGAAAGGGTGGGATATCTTTTGGACTTACCTCAGCCGTGTTTCCTCTGTTACAGTGCTCCATGGAGCCGACAGCACCGCTGTGTCAGATAAGAAGGCAGCCAGTCCTCAAGGTGAACAAAAACCTTCACAATGTTGCTGTAGATCTTTCTCAAGAGTTTCTACTCCTCATCAATGTTCTTCTTCACCAAAGGTGCCCTGAGGAAGATCTTCATGCCAGAGGCAGATGCCTCCAGCTTCATCAAACGACGAGGCAGGAGGGCTGTAAAAACTCAAGatgagataaacggtgagaatttTTGTACTTATGTGAAAACTCCTTATGTGAATTCCAGCACAACCACCAGAGCAACTGTCACCTACAATGGACAGTCCAGAATGTTTGATGTAGAGAGACTAACTGTGTGCAAATGgggattttatatttataataatacaaaataaaaatgaatatatataaatattcaaatgacagattttg includes:
- the LOC127946693 gene encoding unique cartilage matrix-associated protein-like; translation: MSWTRPLLLTCLVALSIITLLHGADSTAVSDKKAASPQGALRKIFMPEADASSFIKRRGRRAVKTQDEINAEQRQRLAADERRREYHEEQRNEFESHAEEEHDEQDERTREKTEQWREFHYDGLDPSYEYNRHTV